Proteins encoded by one window of Dioscorea cayenensis subsp. rotundata cultivar TDr96_F1 chromosome 20, TDr96_F1_v2_PseudoChromosome.rev07_lg8_w22 25.fasta, whole genome shotgun sequence:
- the LOC120251790 gene encoding uncharacterized protein LOC120251790 isoform X3 has product MATQVGMGLSRALILIGAGFTGSLVFRNGREFFADIQEKSGDKSGDSDVIVAQMRRLAQEISVLASSHPVTILNGNSGQDGSIAALIVPAATVGAVGYGYMWWKGVSFSDMMYVTKCNMANAVSSMANHLEKVSAALAATKKHLTQRIQLLDDKLDEQKEMSTGIKHEVSDACSKLETIDCELNTLQQLVRGLNGKVDAIEDKQEFASAGISYICNFISQRGAKLPDYLQDMPKPSGRRFYLNCVESGGLKGLQYAAESVVSRNLDGLKTDTTLQVVPIPQTIARLPY; this is encoded by the exons ATGGCCACACAAGTTGGGATGGGGCTCTCCAGGGCCCTGATCTTGATCGGAGCTG GTTTTACTGGCTCACTTGTCTTCCGTAATGGCCGTGAATTTTTTGCTGATATCCAG GAGAAATCTGGAGATAAGTCGGGTGATTCTGATGTTATTGTTGCCCAG ATGCGTCGGTTGGCTCAGGAGATCAGCGTGCTTGCTTCTTCTCATCCAGTAACTATTCTGAATGGAAATTCTGGCCAAGATG GAAGCATAGCAGCACTCATTGTGCCAGCAGCAACTGTGGGGGCAGTAGGCTATGGGTACATGTGGTGGAAA GGCGTTTCCTTCTCTGATATGATGTATGTCACAAAGTGTAATATGGCCAATGCTGTTTCAAGCATGGCAAATCATTTGGAGAAAGTCTCTGCTGCTTTAGCT GCGACCAAAAAGCATCTGACACAGCGAATTCAGCTCTTGGATGACAAGTTGGATGAGCAAAAAGAGATGTCAACAGGAATAAAGCATGAG GTTTCTGATGCTTGCAGTAAATTAGAAACTATTGATTGTGAACTGAATACACTCCAGCAGCTTGTTCGGGGTCTG AATGGAAAGGTGGACGCAATAGAGGACAAACAG GAATTTGCTAGTGCTGGAATCTCATATATCTGCAACTTCATAAGCCAAAGAGGAGCAAAATTGCCCGATTACCTTCAG GATATGCCCAAGCCTAGTGGAAGGCGTTTTTACTTGAATTGTGTGGAGAGTGGAGGTTTGAAG GGTCTGCAGTACGCAGCAGAAAGTGTGGTTTCAAGAAATCTGGATGGGCTCAAAACAGACACAACTTTGCAAGTTGTTCCAATTCCACAAACTATTGCAC GGCTACCGTATTAG
- the LOC120251790 gene encoding uncharacterized protein LOC120251790 isoform X2 produces MATQVGMGLSRALILIGAGFTGSLVFRNGREFFADIQEKSGDKSGDSDVIVAQMRRLAQEISVLASSHPVTILNGNSGQDGSIAALIVPAATVGAVGYGYMWWKGVSFSDMMYVTKCNMANAVSSMANHLEKVSAALAATKKHLTQRIQLLDDKLDEQKEMSTGIKHEVSDACSKLETIDCELNTLQQLVRGLNGKVDAIEDKQEFASAGISYICNFISQRGAKLPDYLQLILQDMPKPSGRRFYLNCVESGGLKGLQYAAESVVSRNLDGLKTDTTLQVVPIPQTIARV; encoded by the exons ATGGCCACACAAGTTGGGATGGGGCTCTCCAGGGCCCTGATCTTGATCGGAGCTG GTTTTACTGGCTCACTTGTCTTCCGTAATGGCCGTGAATTTTTTGCTGATATCCAG GAGAAATCTGGAGATAAGTCGGGTGATTCTGATGTTATTGTTGCCCAG ATGCGTCGGTTGGCTCAGGAGATCAGCGTGCTTGCTTCTTCTCATCCAGTAACTATTCTGAATGGAAATTCTGGCCAAGATG GAAGCATAGCAGCACTCATTGTGCCAGCAGCAACTGTGGGGGCAGTAGGCTATGGGTACATGTGGTGGAAA GGCGTTTCCTTCTCTGATATGATGTATGTCACAAAGTGTAATATGGCCAATGCTGTTTCAAGCATGGCAAATCATTTGGAGAAAGTCTCTGCTGCTTTAGCT GCGACCAAAAAGCATCTGACACAGCGAATTCAGCTCTTGGATGACAAGTTGGATGAGCAAAAAGAGATGTCAACAGGAATAAAGCATGAG GTTTCTGATGCTTGCAGTAAATTAGAAACTATTGATTGTGAACTGAATACACTCCAGCAGCTTGTTCGGGGTCTG AATGGAAAGGTGGACGCAATAGAGGACAAACAG GAATTTGCTAGTGCTGGAATCTCATATATCTGCAACTTCATAAGCCAAAGAGGAGCAAAATTGCCCGATTACCTTCAG CTGATACTGCAGGATATGCCCAAGCCTAGTGGAAGGCGTTTTTACTTGAATTGTGTGGAGAGTGGAGGTTTGAAG GGTCTGCAGTACGCAGCAGAAAGTGTGGTTTCAAGAAATCTGGATGGGCTCAAAACAGACACAACTTTGCAAGTTGTTCCAATTCCACAAACTATTGCACGTGTGTGA
- the LOC120251152 gene encoding tryptophan--tRNA ligase, chloroplastic/mitochondrial, with product MGRALVSQILSATSPRLLCPARGAFRPRLLFRCNCSVAASEAPQIPKMKRIVSGVQPTGTVHLGNYLGAIKNWVSLQNSYETLFFIVDLHAITLPHDAQELSKATRSTAAIYLACGIDTTKASVFVQSHVRAHVELMWLLSSATPIGWLNKMIQFKEKSRKAGDENVGVALLTYPVLMASDILLYQSDLVPVGNDQQQHLELTRELAERVNYLYGGRKWKKLGGRGGSIFKVPEALIPPVGARVMSLTDGLSKMSKSAPSDQSRINILDPKDLIVNKIKRCKTDSFPSLEFDNPERPECNNLLSIYQLITEKTKEEVAQECQDMNWGTFKGKLTDALIDHLDPIQQRYQEITSDAAYLDGILSEGARKASEIADATVSNVYQAMGFLKR from the exons ATGGGGCGCGCCCTCGTCTCCCAAATACTCTCCGCGACCTCTCCTCGCCTTCTCTGCCCGGCGAGAGGAGCCTTCCGTCCTCGTCTCTTGTTTCGATGTAATTGCAGTGTTGCTGCTTCAGAGGCCCCGCAAATACCCAAAAT GAAAAGGATTGTATCCGGGGTCCAACCGACAGGAACTGTTCATCTTGGAAATTACCTTGGTGCCATAAAAAATTGGGTTTCTCTTCAG AATTCATATGAAACGCTCTTCTTCATTGTTGACCTGCATGCA ATTACTCTACCACATGATGCTCAAGAGTTGTCTAAAGCGACAAGAAGTACAGCGGCCATTTATCTTGCGTGTGGTATAGATACTACCAAG GCTTCTGTATTTGTGCAATCTCATGTTCGTGCTCATGTGGAATTGATGTGGCTGCTAAGTTCTGCTACACCTATTGGTTGGCTAAACAAAATGAtccaatttaaagaaaaatctcgCAAGGCG ggCGATGAAAATGTTGGAGTTGCGCTTTTAACTTACCCAGTTCTGATGGCTTCAGATATTCTTTTATATCAG TCTGATTTGGTGCCTGTTGGAAACGATCAGCAGCAGCATTTGGAATTAACTCGTGAACTGGCAGAGAgagtaaattatttatatggGGGAAGGAAGTGGAAGAAATTGGGAGG GAGAGGTGGTTCAATTTTTAAG GTTCCGGAAGCCCTTATTCCTCCTGTAGGTGCTCGAGTGATGTCACTGACAGATGGTCTTTCGAAG ATGTCAAAATCAGCTCCTTCAGATCAGTCTCGCATCAACATCCTTGACCCAAAAGAT CTAATTGTGAACAAGATCAAGCGCTGCAAAACAGACTCGTTTCCCAG CTTGGAATTTGACAATCCTGAAAGACCTGAGTGCAACAACCTTCTGTCAATTTATCAACTTATTACTGAAAAGACTAAAGAG GAAGTAGCACAGGAGTGCCAAGATATGAACTGGGGGACATTTAAAGGAAAGCTCACAGATGCTTTAATCGATCATCTGGACCCTATTCAG CAACGGTACCAGGAGATCACTTCTGATGCCGCATATTTAGATGGGATTCTATCCGAGggtgcaagaaaagcttctgaGATCGCAGATGCCACCGTGAGTAATGTTTACCAAGCAATGGGATTTCTTAAGAGATAG
- the LOC120251790 gene encoding uncharacterized protein LOC120251790 isoform X1: MATQVGMGLSRALILIGAGFTGSLVFRNGREFFADIQEKSGDKSGDSDVIVAQMRRLAQEISVLASSHPVTILNGNSGQDGSIAALIVPAATVGAVGYGYMWWKGVSFSDMMYVTKCNMANAVSSMANHLEKVSAALAATKKHLTQRIQLLDDKLDEQKEMSTGIKHEVSDACSKLETIDCELNTLQQLVRGLNGKVDAIEDKQEFASAGISYICNFISQRGAKLPDYLQLILQDMPKPSGRRFYLNCVESGGLKGLQYAAESVVSRNLDGLKTDTTLQVVPIPQTIARLPY; this comes from the exons ATGGCCACACAAGTTGGGATGGGGCTCTCCAGGGCCCTGATCTTGATCGGAGCTG GTTTTACTGGCTCACTTGTCTTCCGTAATGGCCGTGAATTTTTTGCTGATATCCAG GAGAAATCTGGAGATAAGTCGGGTGATTCTGATGTTATTGTTGCCCAG ATGCGTCGGTTGGCTCAGGAGATCAGCGTGCTTGCTTCTTCTCATCCAGTAACTATTCTGAATGGAAATTCTGGCCAAGATG GAAGCATAGCAGCACTCATTGTGCCAGCAGCAACTGTGGGGGCAGTAGGCTATGGGTACATGTGGTGGAAA GGCGTTTCCTTCTCTGATATGATGTATGTCACAAAGTGTAATATGGCCAATGCTGTTTCAAGCATGGCAAATCATTTGGAGAAAGTCTCTGCTGCTTTAGCT GCGACCAAAAAGCATCTGACACAGCGAATTCAGCTCTTGGATGACAAGTTGGATGAGCAAAAAGAGATGTCAACAGGAATAAAGCATGAG GTTTCTGATGCTTGCAGTAAATTAGAAACTATTGATTGTGAACTGAATACACTCCAGCAGCTTGTTCGGGGTCTG AATGGAAAGGTGGACGCAATAGAGGACAAACAG GAATTTGCTAGTGCTGGAATCTCATATATCTGCAACTTCATAAGCCAAAGAGGAGCAAAATTGCCCGATTACCTTCAG CTGATACTGCAGGATATGCCCAAGCCTAGTGGAAGGCGTTTTTACTTGAATTGTGTGGAGAGTGGAGGTTTGAAG GGTCTGCAGTACGCAGCAGAAAGTGTGGTTTCAAGAAATCTGGATGGGCTCAAAACAGACACAACTTTGCAAGTTGTTCCAATTCCACAAACTATTGCAC GGCTACCGTATTAG